Proteins co-encoded in one Astyanax mexicanus isolate ESR-SI-001 chromosome 1, AstMex3_surface, whole genome shotgun sequence genomic window:
- the LOC111195209 gene encoding uncharacterized protein LOC111195209 yields MSTRAVHIEVIETMSASSCINALRRFFAIRGPARQLRSDRGTNFVGANSNLDAAMEAEEESVNTYLCSQKCTWVFNPPHASNMGGSWERMIGTARRILDSMLLQAGRSKVTHEVLCTFMAEVTAIINSRPLIPVSSDPEAPLILTPAMLLTQKSGTPPAPPADGSETSLLKHQWKRVQALAETFWARWRREYLNVLQARQRWHERKRNLKEGDIVLLKDRQARRNEWSIGRIMKTFPSDDGLVRKVDVNVASHHPPKTYLRPVSDVVLLLEAETV; encoded by the coding sequence ATGTCCACAAGAGCAGTTCACATAGAGGTGATTGAGACAATGAGTGCCTCAAGCTGCATCAATGCCCTCCGCAGGTTTTTCGCAATTAGGGGACCAGCGAGACAGTTACGTTCCGATCGAGGAACCAACTTTGTGGGTGCCAACTCCAACTTGGACGCTGCTATGGAAGCTGAGGAAGAAAGTGTGAATACTTACCTGTGCTCTCAGAAGTGCACCTGGGTCTTCAACCCGCCGCACGCCTCCAACATGGGTGGAAGTTGGGAGCGCATGATAGGTACAGCGCGTCGTATCCTGGATTCAATGTTGCTCCAAGCTGGAAGGTCAAAGGTCACTCATGAAGTCCTATGCACGTTCATGGCTGAAGTCACTGCTATAATTAACTCCAGGCCATTAATACCAGTCTCCTCAGATCCTGAAGCTCCACTGATACTTACTCCTGCGATGCTGCTCACGCAGAAGAGTGGTACTCCACCAGCTCCTCCTGCAGACGGCTCAGAAACCAGTCTGTTGAAGCATCAGTGGAAGAGAGTACAGGCATTAGCAGAGACATTTTGGGCAAGATGGAGGCGGGAGTACTTGAATGTACTTCAAGCCAGGCAAAGGTGGCACGAAAGGAAACGGAACCTCAAGGAAGGAGATATAGTGTTATTGAAAGACAGGCAAGCCAGAAGGAATGAGTGGTCCATTGGAAGGATCATGAAGACCTTTCCAAGTGATGATGGACTTGTCAGAAAAGTGGATGTCAATGTCGCATCGCATCATCCGCCGAAGACTTACCTGAGACCTGTCTCTGACGTGGTCCTACTCCTAGAGGCAGAGACTGTTTAG